The Deltaproteobacteria bacterium genome has a window encoding:
- a CDS encoding DUF2000 family protein — protein MFDTKIAIVLCNDLATWQKLNVTAFLTSGIVGANPGILGEPYEDAGGNTYAPLVIQPIIVLSTDRDGIKTIYRRAMERQARLALYIEDMFSTGHDADNRASVKQYQPDELNVVGLALREAKNVVDRITKGAKMHE, from the coding sequence ATGTTCGACACGAAGATTGCGATTGTTCTCTGTAACGATCTGGCGACATGGCAGAAACTGAATGTGACGGCGTTCCTCACCAGCGGGATCGTTGGTGCCAATCCCGGTATCCTTGGTGAACCGTATGAGGATGCGGGAGGCAACACCTATGCACCGCTGGTGATTCAACCGATCATTGTCCTCAGTACCGACAGAGATGGGATCAAGACCATTTATCGGCGGGCGATGGAGCGACAGGCACGACTGGCACTGTACATCGAAGACATGTTCAGTACGGGACACGACGCTGACAACCGTGCCAGCGTGAAGCAGTACCAGCCAGACGAATTGAACGTGGTCGGGCTCGCGCTGCGCGAAGCCAAGAACGTGGTGGACCGAATCACCAAAGGGGCAAAGATGCACGAGTGA
- a CDS encoding transposase, translated as MRGLKRHLLIEAHGHPLNFTVTKANWHDQRSILTTLDGVRIGTRKRKPKRLGLDKGYDSEPFRRALRARRIIPIAPYRKNHIAIPLGRPPKDRHHKRYCRQRWKVERSFAWLNNARRLDRFLERDQKTYRAFMRVFFIRYYLNLLFS; from the coding sequence ATTCGCGGCCTCAAGCGCCACCTCCTCATCGAGGCGCATGGGCATCCGCTGAACTTCACCGTCACCAAAGCTAACTGGCATGATCAACGCTCTATCCTGACCACCCTCGATGGCGTTCGTATCGGCACGCGCAAACGGAAACCCAAGCGCCTCGGGTTGGACAAAGGCTATGATAGTGAACCGTTCCGCCGTGCGCTCCGCGCTCGGCGGATTATTCCCATTGCGCCGTATCGCAAAAATCACATCGCCATTCCGCTGGGGCGACCGCCAAAAGATCGTCATCACAAACGGTATTGTCGGCAACGGTGGAAAGTCGAACGCTCCTTTGCTTGGCTCAATAATGCACGTCGCCTGGATCGCTTTCTGGAACGGGATCAGAAAACCTACCGTGCGTTCATGCGAGTTTTCTTCATTCGGTACTACTTGAACCTGCTATTTTCCTGA
- a CDS encoding NAD(P)H-dependent oxidoreductase, with translation MSQVVKDFGARIGAADGLIISTPEYAHGMPGVLKNALDWLVGGFDFINKPIALFNSSPRSTYTIASLTEVVTIMSGRIVPEACLTIPLRELHLDEGGIVTRADIRLTIQQALRAFAEAIRREREQASE, from the coding sequence GTGTCTCAGGTCGTGAAAGACTTCGGCGCTCGAATTGGTGCCGCCGATGGGTTGATTATCTCAACCCCAGAGTATGCGCATGGCATGCCGGGCGTACTCAAGAATGCGCTCGATTGGCTGGTTGGCGGGTTTGACTTTATCAACAAACCCATTGCGCTGTTTAATAGTTCGCCGCGCTCGACCTATACCATTGCGTCCTTGACCGAAGTAGTCACCATCATGTCTGGACGCATTGTCCCCGAAGCATGTCTGACCATACCACTCCGTGAGTTACACCTTGATGAGGGCGGTATTGTGACCCGTGCGGACATCCGGTTGACGATACAACAGGCGCTGAGGGCTTTCGCTGAGGCGATCCGGCGAGAGCGAGAACAAGCGTCGGAGTGA
- a CDS encoding LLM class flavin-dependent oxidoreductase, protein MQTPGLLVSGGGVSKATVEHAVGYAKAAEQRGFHSCLVTEVASDALSLAQHVATATSRIQVGTGIFNIFLRPPLLAALQALTINAIAPGRLFLGLGTSHGPLNQAYGLPMDKPLTALRMYVHTLNSVFRGEHEGLTQLAARGMAIGKPETKIPIALAGVSPKSLQLTGEVADVSIPTPFGATMLKEVVDAIAAGAKRAGRSTKDIPINPIVHTLVCNDRDAAIRSAKQHLSFYASLPFYNRVFARHGMQSEAEQVLAAAMKGDMAGAAASVSERLIDTAAVVGTAQECAKKVEAIEKAGASRVILYPMAMDGDYDRGVKSVLDAFGR, encoded by the coding sequence ATGCAAACCCCAGGGTTATTAGTTTCAGGCGGAGGTGTATCAAAAGCGACCGTCGAACACGCAGTTGGGTACGCGAAAGCGGCTGAACAGCGTGGATTTCATAGTTGTTTGGTGACTGAAGTCGCTTCGGATGCGTTGTCGCTTGCGCAACATGTGGCCACCGCAACCTCGCGCATTCAGGTTGGCACCGGCATTTTTAACATCTTCTTGCGCCCACCGTTGCTGGCGGCGTTGCAGGCGCTCACGATCAACGCCATCGCACCGGGCCGTTTGTTTCTCGGTCTCGGCACCAGCCACGGTCCGCTGAACCAAGCGTATGGATTACCGATGGACAAACCGCTTACTGCGCTGCGTATGTACGTGCATACGTTGAACAGCGTCTTTCGTGGCGAGCACGAAGGCTTAACGCAGTTGGCAGCGAGAGGCATGGCGATTGGCAAACCAGAAACGAAGATCCCTATTGCTCTTGCCGGTGTATCACCCAAGAGTCTGCAACTGACGGGTGAAGTGGCAGACGTCAGCATTCCGACGCCGTTTGGCGCGACCATGCTCAAAGAAGTCGTCGACGCCATCGCCGCTGGCGCCAAGAGAGCGGGACGCTCAACGAAGGATATTCCCATCAACCCGATTGTTCACACCTTGGTGTGCAATGATCGTGACGCGGCCATCCGCTCTGCCAAACAGCACCTGTCGTTCTATGCGAGTTTACCGTTCTACAATCGCGTATTTGCTCGACATGGAATGCAAAGTGAAGCAGAACAGGTTCTGGCCGCAGCGATGAAGGGTGACATGGCTGGCGCGGCAGCATCTGTCTCCGAGCGGCTGATTGATACCGCAGCAGTCGTGGGTACGGCACAAGAATGCGCCAAGAAGGTCGAGGCCATCGAGAAGGCCGGAGCCTCACGCGTCATTCTCTATCCGATGGCAATGGATGGCGATTACGATCGCGGGGTGAAGTCCGTATTGGATGCGTTCGGAAGATAG
- a CDS encoding dehydrogenase, whose amino-acid sequence MTTKREHIRTTCPRDCYDTCGIVVVKENDQIAYVRGDSEHPVSRGKLCAKCSIAYNREWRDPQVRLTRPLRRIGPKGEGKFTPVSWETALTTIAERLTHIVTTNGAHTILNAHYSGTISLLAFLFPLRFFFRLGATEVDPDTICNKAGQVALSYMYGTPTLGFDPRTARDAACIVVWGANPSASAPHAHEHWLRESPAKVIVIDPVRTPTAQAADLHLQPFPGSDAALAFALLHVLWREDRIDRDFIASHTVGWNEVEPLVRDCTPSWGEAVTNVPAHLIEEAARLYGSGPSLLWLGQALQRQPQGGNVMRACGLLPAVTGNIGKPGTGFLYLNGPGERKVDLEYLVAPQLATAIAPPVSHMDVVEYLADPSRSQALLCWNINPAASNPQQARLHAALRREDLFTVVADLFATDTTRFADIVLPAASFLEFDDIVTAYFNLTVSAQVKVSDPPGEALPNMEICRRLSRAMGYTEPKLFESDAQVIATLLERMDIGETFTSLAEKGTAFISSEPVLQFADLAFPTPSGRIELASARAADDGHPRVPQPSADPRPSTGRLRLLSPASAWLVNDSFVNVEKIAARIGPATVALHPQDAAERGITDGTAVVLANDTGQLCMQATLSTEIPCGVALTHKGRWPQREGAQSNVNVLNPGRKADMGDSTAVHSIEVTITAVP is encoded by the coding sequence ATGACAACCAAGAGAGAACATATTCGTACCACCTGTCCCCGTGATTGCTACGACACGTGTGGCATCGTTGTCGTGAAGGAGAACGACCAGATTGCATACGTTCGCGGCGACAGCGAACATCCAGTGAGTCGCGGTAAACTCTGCGCTAAATGTTCCATCGCTTACAACCGTGAATGGCGTGATCCGCAGGTGCGGCTTACACGACCGCTCCGGCGCATCGGACCTAAAGGCGAAGGCAAGTTTACACCCGTGTCGTGGGAGACAGCTCTGACGACGATTGCCGAGCGACTCACACACATTGTCACAACCAACGGAGCGCACACGATCCTCAATGCACATTACTCAGGCACCATCTCGCTGCTCGCATTTCTCTTCCCCTTACGCTTTTTCTTTCGTCTCGGGGCAACGGAAGTAGACCCTGATACGATTTGCAATAAAGCTGGACAAGTCGCACTCTCGTATATGTATGGCACCCCCACGCTTGGGTTTGATCCGCGCACCGCCCGCGATGCTGCGTGTATCGTGGTGTGGGGTGCCAATCCCTCTGCTTCGGCTCCACATGCCCATGAGCACTGGCTGCGCGAGTCACCAGCTAAGGTAATTGTCATAGATCCGGTTCGCACACCGACCGCGCAGGCAGCCGATCTCCATCTGCAACCCTTCCCCGGCAGTGACGCCGCGCTCGCCTTTGCCTTGTTGCATGTCCTGTGGCGTGAGGACCGGATTGACCGCGATTTTATCGCGTCACACACAGTGGGGTGGAACGAAGTTGAACCACTGGTGCGTGACTGTACGCCAAGCTGGGGAGAAGCGGTCACTAACGTTCCCGCGCACCTGATTGAGGAAGCCGCGCGTCTGTATGGCAGCGGCCCTTCTCTCTTATGGCTTGGACAAGCACTGCAACGCCAACCGCAGGGTGGCAATGTCATGCGCGCGTGCGGCCTGTTACCCGCTGTCACTGGCAACATTGGCAAACCTGGTACCGGGTTCCTGTACCTCAATGGTCCTGGCGAACGGAAGGTTGATCTGGAGTATCTGGTAGCGCCACAATTGGCGACCGCTATAGCACCACCAGTGAGTCACATGGATGTAGTCGAGTACTTAGCTGATCCAAGCCGTTCCCAAGCCTTGCTCTGCTGGAACATAAACCCAGCCGCTTCCAATCCGCAACAAGCACGTTTGCATGCCGCGCTGCGCCGCGAGGATCTCTTCACCGTGGTAGCGGACCTCTTTGCCACTGATACGACCCGCTTTGCCGATATTGTCCTGCCTGCCGCCAGCTTTTTGGAGTTTGACGACATCGTGACCGCGTATTTCAACCTCACTGTGTCAGCGCAAGTGAAAGTCAGTGACCCACCTGGAGAAGCACTGCCCAACATGGAGATCTGTCGACGTCTGTCGCGGGCCATGGGCTACACCGAGCCAAAATTATTTGAAAGCGATGCGCAGGTCATCGCCACCTTGCTTGAGCGCATGGACATTGGCGAAACCTTTACCTCACTGGCAGAGAAAGGCACGGCCTTTATTTCGTCAGAGCCGGTACTCCAGTTCGCGGATTTGGCATTTCCGACGCCCAGTGGCCGCATTGAGCTCGCCTCTGCGCGTGCGGCAGATGATGGCCATCCACGCGTGCCGCAACCTAGCGCTGATCCACGACCCAGCACCGGACGGCTTCGCCTTTTGTCGCCCGCATCTGCGTGGCTCGTGAATGATAGTTTTGTTAACGTCGAGAAGATCGCAGCGCGAATCGGTCCGGCAACGGTGGCCCTTCATCCACAAGACGCTGCCGAACGGGGAATCACTGACGGTACTGCCGTCGTGCTTGCCAATGACACTGGCCAGTTGTGTATGCAAGCCACGTTATCCACCGAGATTCCGTGCGGAGTGGCGTTGACGCACAAGGGGCGTTGGCCGCAGCGTGAGGGGGCACAGAGCAATGTCAACGTGCTCAATCCTGGTCGGAAAGCGGACATGGGAGACAGCACCGCCGTCCACAGCATCGAGGTAACGATCACGGCTGTGCCATAA
- a CDS encoding methylated-DNA--[protein]-cysteine S-methyltransferase codes for MKLFLDRFDSPLGQILLLSDGEHLCALDYADYEDRMRTLLKRHYADCQLRELIDPQGFSSLIRAYLAGDIACINSIPVDPGGTPFQQRVWTALRAIPPGMSLTYGELASQLGKPTAYRAVGMTNALNPIAIVIPCHRLVGATGALTGYAGGLERKRWLLQHEGVQVVNFTVFVPPPRVTS; via the coding sequence ATGAAACTCTTTCTTGATAGATTTGATTCCCCGCTCGGACAGATTCTTCTGCTCTCTGATGGGGAGCATCTGTGTGCACTTGACTATGCTGACTACGAAGACCGTATGCGGACCTTGTTGAAGCGGCATTATGCAGATTGCCAATTGCGCGAGTTAATTGACCCACAAGGATTCAGCAGCCTTATCCGTGCGTACCTAGCAGGAGACATTGCGTGTATCAACAGTATCCCTGTCGATCCTGGAGGTACGCCGTTTCAGCAGCGGGTATGGACAGCCTTGCGGGCGATTCCTCCGGGAATGTCGCTCACATACGGTGAGCTGGCGTCGCAATTAGGAAAACCGACCGCCTACCGCGCAGTCGGTATGACCAATGCGTTGAATCCCATTGCGATTGTCATTCCCTGTCATCGACTCGTGGGCGCCACTGGTGCCTTGACCGGCTATGCTGGTGGCCTGGAGCGGAAACGTTGGCTTCTGCAGCACGAAGGGGTGCAGGTTGTGAACTTTACCGTTTTTGTTCCTCCTCCGCGAGTGACTTCGTAA
- a CDS encoding nuclear transport factor 2 family protein, translating into MAAREEIQQLTEQLMAAFNKGDPVPFITALDEDLEVFDHAPYRFDSKASFLAYLQGLMAGAETANIVFHQPSYRAFNDNTGIVNAYDILTLMPKGGGTPQVQANRTTYVYVKKGGQWKIVSAHFSPLPQH; encoded by the coding sequence ATGGCAGCACGAGAGGAAATCCAACAGTTAACTGAGCAGTTGATGGCCGCCTTCAACAAAGGAGATCCGGTCCCATTCATTACTGCATTAGATGAAGATCTAGAAGTCTTCGATCATGCACCCTATCGCTTTGACAGCAAAGCGAGTTTTCTTGCCTATCTGCAAGGGCTGATGGCAGGCGCGGAAACCGCCAATATCGTGTTTCATCAACCCTCATATCGTGCGTTTAATGACAACACGGGCATTGTGAATGCTTATGACATCCTCACCCTCATGCCCAAAGGAGGTGGCACGCCACAGGTGCAAGCCAATCGCACAACCTACGTGTATGTTAAAAAGGGCGGGCAATGGAAGATCGTCAGTGCTCACTTCTCTCCGTTGCCGCAACACTAA
- a CDS encoding alpha/beta hydrolase: MFEGFERIQITASGATINVLKGGNGTPVLLLHGYPQTHVMWHKIAPRLAKDFSLVLPDLRGYGDSSKPPDGQDHFGYSKRATAQDQVEVMEQLGFKQFAVVGHDRGGRVAHRMALDHPERVTKLAILDIAPTHKLYSNVNKAFATAYYHWFFLIQPAPMPETLIGNSAEFYLNSLLGIGRLKPHATTPEAFAEYLRCFRDPATIHATCEDYRAAASIDLVHDEADMDKRVTCPVLALWGEKGVMHRTHDVIAVWRERANHVSGKPLPCGHFLAEEAPEETLAELRAFLQSATA; encoded by the coding sequence ATGTTCGAAGGATTCGAGCGTATCCAGATCACAGCCAGTGGTGCAACCATCAACGTGTTGAAAGGCGGCAACGGCACTCCGGTCCTTCTGCTGCACGGCTATCCACAAACCCACGTGATGTGGCACAAGATCGCACCCCGATTAGCGAAAGATTTCTCTCTGGTGCTTCCTGACCTGCGTGGCTATGGCGACAGCAGCAAACCGCCAGACGGACAAGATCATTTCGGTTACTCAAAACGCGCGACCGCGCAAGATCAAGTTGAAGTGATGGAGCAATTGGGCTTCAAGCAATTTGCCGTTGTCGGGCACGACCGCGGTGGTCGCGTCGCACATCGTATGGCGCTCGACCATCCCGAGCGGGTCACGAAACTCGCGATTCTCGACATCGCGCCGACTCACAAATTGTACAGTAACGTCAACAAAGCCTTTGCCACCGCCTATTATCACTGGTTCTTTCTGATCCAGCCTGCTCCCATGCCGGAAACGTTGATTGGCAATAGTGCAGAGTTTTACCTCAACTCCTTGCTCGGCATTGGTCGACTCAAGCCACATGCGACTACCCCAGAAGCTTTTGCGGAGTATCTGCGTTGCTTTCGCGATCCAGCCACGATCCATGCTACCTGTGAAGATTATCGCGCTGCCGCGTCGATCGATCTGGTCCACGACGAGGCAGATATGGATAAAAGAGTGACCTGTCCCGTCCTGGCCTTGTGGGGTGAAAAAGGCGTGATGCATCGCACGCACGATGTTATCGCCGTATGGCGGGAACGGGCCAACCATGTCAGTGGCAAGCCACTTCCGTGTGGTCACTTCCTCGCCGAAGAGGCGCCTGAGGAGACGCTAGCGGAGCTGAGAGCGTTTCTTCAAAGCGCCACCGCTTGA
- a CDS encoding GNAT family N-acetyltransferase: protein MTTVETARLLLRRIQPADMDDYYQRIYAEPDVMRMLPAQRPLSRADFDARIPTFMIDHWTEHGFGPWAVIHKADKQFIGHCGLRYWPESSDVEVFYALAKPYWGLGLATEGARASLRYGFEHLTLAAILILTYDNRQCRPE from the coding sequence ATGACAACAGTTGAAACTGCACGCCTGCTGCTGCGACGCATTCAACCCGCTGACATGGATGATTACTACCAGCGTATTTACGCCGAGCCCGACGTGATGCGCATGCTGCCAGCGCAACGCCCGCTCTCGCGCGCAGACTTTGATGCACGCATTCCCACGTTCATGATCGATCACTGGACGGAGCACGGCTTTGGCCCGTGGGCGGTAATTCATAAGGCAGACAAGCAATTCATTGGTCACTGCGGGTTACGCTATTGGCCCGAATCGTCAGATGTTGAAGTATTCTATGCCCTTGCCAAACCGTACTGGGGCCTAGGCTTAGCGACCGAAGGCGCACGAGCCAGTCTGCGGTATGGATTCGAGCACCTTACATTGGCAGCAATTCTCATTTTGACCTATGACAACCGTCAATGTAGGCCGGAATAA
- a CDS encoding ATP-binding protein yields MYSRILDVRTLLAHKSLFLFGPRQTGKSTLLQHFFPQAKFYDLLEANTFRELTAQPELIRQRLQPQDAVIVIDEVQKLPSLLDEVHLLIERHKALRFVLTGSSVRKLKRGGANLLAGRAWTCHLFPLASPEVNFQQLEKRLNIGSLPAILDAPYPLEDLKAYVGTYLKEEIQAEGLTRSIEHFSRFLPVVGLMNGEQVNFTAIASDAGVPPRVVREYYEILEDTRLGFLLPPFQQTKKRKAVATAKFYLFDIGVANVLARRGTIEPGSDLFGRALEHLLFLELQAFLGYQRRDEELTFWRSLSQMEVDFVVGDRVAIEVKGKGRISRRDYKGLLALAEEIPLTRKMVVSLESEKRLTDDGIEVYPVQQFLRELWAGEIITTR; encoded by the coding sequence ATGTATTCGCGAATTTTGGACGTGCGAACGCTGCTGGCGCACAAGTCGCTCTTCCTCTTCGGGCCACGGCAAACAGGGAAGAGTACGCTGCTGCAACACTTTTTTCCCCAGGCAAAGTTCTACGATCTCCTTGAAGCAAACACCTTTCGTGAGTTAACCGCGCAGCCGGAACTCATTCGCCAACGCCTCCAGCCTCAGGACGCGGTCATCGTTATTGATGAAGTCCAGAAATTACCCTCCTTGCTCGATGAAGTGCACCTGTTGATTGAACGCCACAAAGCCCTACGGTTTGTCCTGACAGGCAGCAGCGTGCGGAAGCTCAAGCGTGGGGGAGCGAACTTGTTGGCCGGGCGGGCATGGACCTGCCATCTTTTTCCTCTTGCCTCACCTGAAGTGAATTTTCAGCAGTTGGAGAAGCGGCTCAACATCGGAAGCTTGCCCGCCATTCTCGATGCACCGTATCCGCTCGAAGACCTCAAAGCGTATGTTGGCACCTACCTCAAGGAAGAAATCCAGGCAGAAGGACTCACTCGTTCTATCGAACACTTCTCACGGTTTCTTCCGGTCGTGGGCCTCATGAATGGGGAGCAAGTCAATTTCACAGCTATCGCCAGTGACGCCGGAGTCCCGCCCCGAGTTGTGCGAGAATACTACGAGATTCTTGAGGACACGCGCCTCGGTTTTCTGCTCCCTCCCTTTCAACAGACGAAGAAACGCAAAGCGGTGGCCACTGCCAAGTTCTACCTCTTTGATATTGGGGTTGCGAATGTGCTGGCGCGGCGTGGAACTATCGAGCCTGGGTCTGACCTATTTGGCCGCGCCCTGGAGCATCTGCTCTTTCTTGAGTTGCAAGCGTTTCTTGGCTACCAGCGGCGAGACGAGGAACTGACCTTCTGGCGGAGTCTGTCACAGATGGAAGTGGATTTTGTCGTCGGCGACCGTGTCGCGATTGAGGTCAAGGGCAAAGGGAGAATCTCGCGCCGTGACTACAAGGGGTTGCTCGCTTTGGCGGAGGAAATCCCACTGACGCGGAAGATGGTCGTTTCACTGGAGAGCGAAAAGCGACTCACCGACGACGGCATCGAAGTGTATCCAGTCCAACAATTCTTGCGCGAACTGTGGGCGGGTGAGATCATCACAACCCGATAG
- a CDS encoding DJ-1/PfpI family protein has translation MNRRQFNKTASMTLAGSLLAKKSLDGTDAHAADKADANRGATPAGPVTQVAMVIHPAFIPLDLFGPQAVFALLGNVNVHLVWKNRETIVAATGIPIQPTTTFSECPKDLDILFVPGGLEGGTAIMNDAEVIDFLADRGQRAKYVTSVCTGSLLLGAAGLLRGYRATSHWTVRDLLPLFGAEPVAQRVVTDRNRITAGGVTAGIDFGLQVAARLRNEEYAKMLQLMLEYDPQPPFQAGSPDGAGGELTSKVRERRAPAVEAARQAALVAQKRLKI, from the coding sequence ATGAACCGACGACAATTCAACAAGACTGCCAGTATGACCCTGGCTGGTTCGCTCCTGGCGAAGAAGTCATTGGACGGAACGGACGCCCATGCCGCTGATAAGGCAGATGCCAATCGCGGCGCTACACCTGCAGGGCCAGTAACACAGGTAGCAATGGTCATTCATCCGGCGTTTATTCCGCTTGATCTGTTTGGACCGCAGGCAGTGTTTGCGCTGCTGGGCAATGTCAATGTCCATCTGGTGTGGAAAAATCGTGAGACAATTGTCGCGGCAACTGGCATCCCCATCCAACCAACGACAACGTTTAGTGAATGTCCCAAGGATCTCGACATCCTCTTCGTCCCAGGCGGACTCGAAGGGGGCACGGCGATTATGAATGACGCTGAGGTCATCGACTTTCTCGCCGATCGTGGGCAACGCGCAAAATATGTCACCAGCGTGTGCACCGGGTCGCTGCTACTAGGGGCTGCAGGCTTGCTGCGCGGCTATCGGGCTACATCTCATTGGACCGTCCGTGACCTGTTACCGTTATTCGGGGCTGAGCCAGTCGCGCAACGGGTCGTCACCGATCGCAATCGTATCACTGCTGGTGGGGTTACCGCCGGAATCGACTTCGGTTTACAAGTCGCGGCGCGTCTACGCAATGAAGAATATGCCAAGATGTTGCAGTTGATGCTCGAATATGACCCCCAGCCGCCATTCCAGGCCGGAAGCCCGGACGGTGCGGGAGGAGAACTGACAAGCAAAGTGCGCGAACGCCGCGCCCCGGCTGTCGAAGCCGCACGGCAAGCAGCATTGGTCGCGCAGAAACGGCTGAAGATTTAA
- a CDS encoding EthD family reductase — protein MLHSLYFITRKPSTTDAEFHRYWREVHGPIAKQIRQLRGYVQSHRIPFTGMNSTYDGVAEAWLEDSAALAALRTSSEYLQGALSDELNFIDMNRVEWMITNDHVILDGTPAPQPVKLIFQLKRKPGWSLADARKYWIEVHGPIVKKLPGLRRYVQSHLVDAAYSHAEPKWDGVAQLWVDDTTAMQRLLDSKEFKDGAWPDGEKFLDLPIARSFVAQEHRVI, from the coding sequence ATGTTGCATTCGCTGTATTTCATCACACGCAAACCATCGACGACGGACGCAGAGTTTCACCGCTACTGGCGGGAGGTACATGGCCCGATCGCCAAGCAAATTCGTCAACTCCGTGGCTATGTCCAAAGCCATCGGATTCCCTTCACCGGTATGAACTCGACGTACGACGGGGTAGCCGAAGCGTGGCTGGAAGATAGCGCCGCTCTCGCTGCGCTACGAACCAGTTCGGAATACCTGCAGGGCGCACTCTCTGACGAGCTAAACTTCATTGATATGAACCGGGTTGAATGGATGATTACCAACGACCACGTGATTCTCGACGGTACGCCAGCACCACAACCAGTGAAGTTGATCTTTCAACTCAAGCGGAAACCAGGCTGGTCCCTTGCAGATGCGCGCAAATACTGGATCGAGGTACATGGACCGATTGTAAAAAAACTCCCTGGCCTTCGTCGTTACGTGCAAAGCCACCTCGTAGACGCAGCGTATAGCCATGCGGAACCGAAATGGGATGGAGTGGCGCAATTGTGGGTTGATGACACGACAGCCATGCAACGGCTGCTTGATTCCAAAGAGTTTAAAGATGGCGCATGGCCAGACGGCGAAAAGTTTCTTGATCTACCCATTGCGCGCAGCTTTGTCGCTCAGGAACATCGAGTGATATAG
- a CDS encoding type II toxin-antitoxin system VapC family toxin — MSLYVLDTDILSLYRHGHAEVVRHTLTHPSDALATTVITIEEQLSGWYTLLRRTRNVTEMAHVYDRLADTVAFLSSVRILSFTQPAITHYEQLHSLKLRMGTMDLRIAAITLAHNATLVTRNVQDFQLVPDLQIENWTM, encoded by the coding sequence ATGAGTTTATATGTCCTTGATACGGATATCCTGAGTCTGTACCGGCATGGACATGCCGAGGTTGTCCGGCACACGCTCACGCATCCTTCTGACGCGTTAGCGACCACCGTCATTACCATTGAGGAACAGCTCTCCGGTTGGTACACGCTTTTACGTCGTACAAGAAACGTTACAGAGATGGCCCACGTTTACGACCGTTTGGCAGACACCGTAGCGTTCCTGAGCAGCGTACGTATCCTGTCATTTACCCAACCAGCCATTACGCACTATGAGCAGCTGCATTCCCTCAAGCTTCGTATGGGCACGATGGATCTGCGTATTGCCGCAATCACTCTGGCTCACAATGCCACGCTGGTGACGCGCAATGTACAAGACTTTCAACTCGTCCCCGATCTCCAGATCGAAAACTGGACGATGTAA
- a CDS encoding transposase, protein MKPARTRPYSRKASSLDVPSLTRKRYRSDVTDVQWDYLSALLPKGARTGRPRANEREILNGILYVLKTGCQWEDLPHDIAASPKTCHRRLLEYQRRRVWQKIVHLLLQEADRRGYLNFTNADHDARVIKSKKGLRLKSATPANTTFAASSATSSSRRMGIR, encoded by the coding sequence ATGAAGCCTGCACGTACACGCCCTTACTCACGAAAAGCCTCCTCGCTTGATGTTCCTTCTCTCACACGAAAGCGGTATCGGTCTGATGTCACTGATGTCCAATGGGACTATCTGTCTGCCTTGTTGCCGAAAGGCGCGCGAACCGGACGGCCTCGCGCCAACGAACGGGAAATTCTCAATGGCATCTTGTACGTGCTCAAAACCGGCTGTCAGTGGGAAGACCTGCCCCACGACATTGCCGCTTCGCCGAAAACCTGCCACCGGCGGTTGCTCGAATACCAACGCCGCCGCGTGTGGCAAAAGATCGTTCACCTCTTGCTTCAAGAAGCCGACCGGCGAGGCTATTTGAATTTCACCAATGCTGATCATGATGCCCGTGTGATCAAGTCAAAAAAAGGGCTGCGGCTCAAGTCGGCTACTCCGGCAAACACCACATTCGCGGCCTCAAGCGCCACCTCCTCATCGAGGCGCATGGGCATCCGCTGA